Proteins co-encoded in one Labeo rohita strain BAU-BD-2019 unplaced genomic scaffold, IGBB_LRoh.1.0 scaffold_93, whole genome shotgun sequence genomic window:
- the LOC127162411 gene encoding low density lipoprotein receptor adapter protein 1-like, giving the protein MSRGRSFQLIQTLRKSPAVFRRRFHQDRTQTLSHGDPLFKVHYLGTEKIYSLDVEQAEEAIGRLLEKLPDMATLDKLGKEHALVVRPRYVEVKEIRTGRQLTKTYLKDIAYCTADTSKPNLFLYICKQRGQQLQCRVFWCSRPDRAKDMTACLARSFQKALNDLQEEETTHAIGEENQKDGKPTAVTRERKRSTQADLRKK; this is encoded by the coding sequence ATGTCTCGGGGCAGGTCATTTCAGCTCATACAGACTTTAAGGAAATCTCCGGCTGTTTTCCGTCGCCGTTTCCACCAGGACCGTACCCAGACCCTCTCACACGGCGACCCACTTTTCAAGGTGCACTACCTTGGTACAGAAAAGATCTATTCCCTGGATGTAGAACAGGCTGAAGAGGCCATAGGCCGGTTACTGGAGAAATTACCAGATATGGCCACCCTAGACAAACTTGGCAAGGAGCATGCTCTTGTTGTCCGACCTCGCTACGTAGAAGTGAAGGAGATCAGAACAGGCAGACAGCTCACTAAAACCTATCTGAAAGACATTGCATATTGCACAGCTGATACAAGCAAACCCAATCTTTTCCTCTACATCTGTAAGCAGCGAGGCCAGCAGCTGCAGTGCAGAGTGTTCTGGTGTAGCAGACCTGACCGGGCAAAAGATATGACCGCCTGCTTAGCCAGATCTTTCCAGAAGGCTCTGAATGACTTGCAGGAGGAGGAGACCACTCATGCTATAGGAGAAGAAAATCAAAAGGATGGGAAGCCAACTGCAGTGacgagagaaagaaaaaggtcCACACAAGCGGacttgagaaaaaaatga
- the LOC127162413 gene encoding transmembrane protein 272-like produces MEDRSLLQNIRRPPKLSTPVLIISKLIVTALPIAQVSIGAIYLHDCPKQPYIPIYLLVSGVFALVLGLLSCLPCTQEPEDGTQSPLSSLCTAWNSVVSLFLFCWFIAGNVWIYSIYQPNYNVGTDYCNKTLYLFAFWTTTLVYILLGITFLGGCCMLFCLCLCGRSGNVDDV; encoded by the exons ATGGAGGACAGAAGTTTATTACAGAATATTCGCAGACCCCCCAAACTCAGCACACCTGTTCTAA TAATCTCCAAACTCATTGTGACCGCCCTGCCCATTGCACAGGTATCAATTG GTGCAATATATCTGCATGACTGCCCAAAGCAGCCCTATATCCCCATCTATCTGCTAGTGTCAGGTGTTTTTGCACTGGTGCTGGGTCTGTTGTCCTGCCTGCCATGCACTCAGGAGCCAGAAGATGGCACTCAATCTCCACTGAGCAGTCTTTGCACCGCCTGGAATTCAGTGGTGTCACTCTTCCTCTTCTGCTGGTTCATCGCTG GTAATGTTTGGATCTACTCTATTTATCAGCCTAATTACAACGTTGGGACCGATTATTGCAATAAGacattgtacctttttgctTTCTGGACCACCACATTGGTCTATATATTGCTGGGCATTACCTTCCTAGGGGGTTGCTGTATGTTATTCTGCCTGTGTTTGTGTGGAAGGAGTGGAAATGTGGATGATGTATAA